A stretch of the Streptomyces sp. NBC_00078 genome encodes the following:
- a CDS encoding NAD(P)-binding domain-containing protein, whose product MNNLVEVEVVVIGAGQAGLSSAYHLRRTGFEPERDFVVLDHSPGPGGAWQFRWPSLTYGKVHGMHALPGMELTDADPARPSSAVIAEYFARYERTFGLRVRRPADVLAVREGGGGRLLVETSDGAWSTRALINSTGTWDRPFWPRHPGQETFRGRQLHTAGYPGPEEFAGRRVVVVGGGASGTQHLLEIAPNTAATTWVTRRPPVFREGPFTEDAGRSAVALVEERVRQGLPPKSVVSVTGLPLNDAIRQGIADGILDRRPMFERITPQGVEWADGQRVDADVILWATGFRPAIDHLRPLRLRQPGGGIRVEGTRAVADPRIHLVGYGPSASTIGANRAGRAAVRDIRHLLAAETTQPIAA is encoded by the coding sequence GTGAACAACCTGGTCGAGGTCGAGGTAGTCGTCATAGGCGCTGGTCAGGCGGGCCTGTCCAGCGCCTACCACCTGAGGCGCACCGGCTTCGAGCCGGAGCGTGACTTCGTGGTGCTCGACCACTCCCCCGGTCCGGGCGGCGCGTGGCAGTTCCGATGGCCGTCACTGACGTACGGCAAGGTGCACGGCATGCACGCGCTGCCCGGTATGGAGCTGACGGACGCAGATCCCGCGCGGCCGTCGTCCGCGGTGATCGCCGAGTACTTCGCCAGGTACGAGCGCACCTTCGGCCTCCGGGTACGGCGGCCCGCCGATGTCCTTGCCGTGCGGGAGGGCGGGGGCGGCCGACTGCTGGTCGAGACCTCGGACGGGGCCTGGTCGACGCGCGCGCTGATCAACTCGACCGGCACCTGGGACCGGCCCTTCTGGCCGCGCCATCCCGGCCAGGAGACCTTCCGTGGGCGGCAGTTGCACACGGCCGGGTACCCCGGGCCCGAGGAGTTCGCCGGGCGGCGGGTGGTCGTGGTGGGCGGGGGCGCCTCCGGTACGCAGCATCTGCTGGAGATCGCCCCGAACACCGCTGCCACCACCTGGGTGACCAGGCGGCCGCCGGTCTTCCGCGAGGGCCCGTTCACCGAGGATGCGGGCCGGTCGGCCGTGGCACTGGTCGAGGAGCGGGTGCGGCAGGGGCTGCCCCCGAAGAGCGTCGTCTCCGTCACCGGCCTGCCGCTCAACGACGCGATCCGGCAGGGCATCGCGGACGGCATCCTCGACCGCCGGCCCATGTTCGAACGGATCACGCCCCAAGGGGTGGAGTGGGCCGACGGGCAGCGTGTCGACGCCGACGTCATCCTGTGGGCCACCGGCTTCCGGCCCGCCATCGACCACCTGCGTCCGCTGCGGCTGCGGCAGCCCGGCGGCGGCATCCGCGTCGAGGGCACCCGCGCGGTCGCCGATCCCCGGATCCATCTCGTCGGCTACGGACCGTCGGCGAGCACGATCGGCGCCAACCGGGCGGGCCGAGCCGCCGTACGAGACATCCGGCACCTGCTGGCCGCTGAGACGACGCAGCCCATCGCCGCCTGA
- a CDS encoding secondary thiamine-phosphate synthase enzyme YjbQ — MPDAFTTRVLNVATGSTERVIDLTRDCEAFLREAAAGRDGLLNVFVPHATAGIAIIETGSGSDDDLLAALHSLLPADDRWQHRHGSPGHGRDHVLPAFVPPHATLPVLDGRLELGTWQSVCLVDTNRDNAERKVRFSFLAGS, encoded by the coding sequence ATGCCAGATGCCTTCACCACCCGAGTGCTGAACGTCGCCACCGGCTCCACGGAGAGGGTCATCGACCTGACCCGTGACTGCGAGGCCTTCCTGCGGGAGGCGGCCGCCGGCCGTGACGGCCTCCTCAATGTCTTCGTCCCCCACGCCACCGCCGGAATCGCGATCATCGAAACGGGCTCCGGCAGTGACGACGACCTGCTCGCCGCGCTCCACTCGCTCCTCCCCGCGGACGACCGCTGGCAACACCGCCACGGCAGTCCCGGCCACGGCCGCGACCACGTCCTCCCGGCCTTCGTCCCGCCCCATGCGACGCTGCCGGTGCTGGACGGGAGGCTGGAGTTGGGGACCTGGCAGTCGGTCTGTCTGGTGGATACGAACAGGGACAATGCGGAGCGGAAGGTGCGTTTCTCGTTTCTTGCGGGCTCCTGA
- the mltG gene encoding endolytic transglycosylase MltG, with protein sequence MQKNTPPRSTIRLTRRGRLVLIATGAVVAGTAVAVPLVTLERGRDARHISLVIPEGWRASQVYAAVDKRLTLPAGSTRKALAKARLKLPKDAEGNPEGYLFPATYPLREKATPESVLSFMVDTANKKFNRAPVAAGAQRNAMNVYQAVTIASIVQAEAASKADMGKVARVVFNRLERGMPLQMDSTLNYVLKRATLKTSADDTKLDSPYNSYQRMGLPPTPIDNPGEEAMRAAISPTPGDWLYFVTVKPGDTRFTADYQEHQRNVAEFNTHQKTNGTKPAK encoded by the coding sequence ATGCAGAAGAACACTCCGCCACGGAGCACGATTCGACTGACGCGGCGGGGCCGACTCGTCCTCATCGCGACCGGAGCCGTTGTGGCCGGCACCGCCGTGGCGGTGCCACTGGTGACGCTGGAACGCGGCCGGGATGCCAGGCACATCTCCCTGGTCATCCCGGAGGGCTGGCGCGCGAGCCAGGTCTACGCCGCCGTCGACAAGAGGCTCACCCTGCCGGCGGGCAGCACCAGGAAGGCGCTCGCGAAGGCCCGGCTGAAGCTGCCGAAGGACGCGGAGGGCAACCCCGAGGGCTATCTCTTCCCGGCGACGTATCCGCTCCGCGAGAAGGCGACGCCCGAGTCGGTGCTGTCGTTCATGGTCGACACCGCCAACAAGAAGTTCAACCGTGCCCCGGTCGCGGCCGGCGCGCAGCGCAACGCGATGAACGTCTATCAGGCGGTCACCATCGCCAGCATCGTGCAGGCCGAGGCCGCCTCGAAGGCGGACATGGGCAAGGTGGCACGGGTCGTCTTCAACCGGCTGGAACGCGGGATGCCGCTGCAGATGGACTCCACCCTCAACTACGTGCTGAAGCGCGCCACGCTGAAGACGAGCGCCGACGACACGAAGCTCGACAGCCCCTACAACTCGTACCAGCGCATGGGCCTGCCGCCGACGCCGATCGACAACCCGGGCGAAGAGGCGATGCGCGCCGCGATCAGCCCCACCCCGGGCGACTGGCTCTACTTCGTCACGGTCAAGCCGGGCGACACCCGCTTCACCGCCGACTACCAGGAACACCAGCGCAACGTCGCCGAGTTCAACACCCACCAGAAGACCAACGGCACGAAGCCCGCGAAGTAG
- a CDS encoding MarR family winged helix-turn-helix transcriptional regulator, with product MTTPDADSLLSEQLLRLTRRVHRIQKRHIEQAGLGVTPAQSRLLRTLAHYGSPPRMADLAERLEVVPRAVTSLVDGLEASGKVRRVPDPTNRRVIRIELTDDGHKALSELRGARRSAAVEILAPLTDEQREVLGGLLDTLVDVAPERRCG from the coding sequence ATGACCACCCCCGATGCCGACAGCCTGCTCTCCGAGCAGTTGCTGCGGCTCACGCGGCGCGTGCACCGGATCCAGAAGCGCCACATCGAACAGGCCGGCCTGGGCGTCACCCCGGCCCAGTCCCGGCTGCTGCGCACACTGGCGCACTACGGCTCTCCGCCGCGCATGGCGGATCTCGCCGAGCGCCTGGAGGTGGTCCCACGGGCCGTGACCTCACTGGTGGACGGGCTGGAGGCGAGCGGCAAGGTGCGCCGGGTGCCCGATCCGACCAACCGCCGGGTGATCCGGATCGAGCTCACGGACGACGGACACAAGGCGCTGAGCGAGCTGCGGGGCGCGCGACGGTCGGCCGCCGTGGAGATCCTGGCGCCGCTGACGGACGAGCAGCGCGAGGTGCTGGGCGGGTTGCTGGACACGCTGGTGGACGTGGCGCCTGAGCGGCGCTGCGGGTAG
- a CDS encoding cation:dicarboxylase symporter family transporter: MPPPVPSLPRRVARILRTSLFAQVACALVLGIAFGKLWPDVATDLQPLGDGFTRLIKTVISPLVFCVVVVGIAKAGDLKAFGRIGLKALLWFEVASTAALIIGLVAANVFQPGSGMHVDPSMLSTKAVDAKTGGGSLPSTTEFVVNALPTSFIGAFAENSLLQVLILACLVGAALLHLGHTKVPQVLPAVEQAQEIIFAIVGFVMRLAPIAVFGAMAVLIGQYGLGVIETYAKLIVLCYVAAALFIALLAVALRIVTGLSLWKFLRYIREEMLLALGTASTESVMPRVMQKLRKAGARDDAVGLVLPTGYSFNLDGASLYLSIGTLFIAQAVGVDLGLGQQITVVLVLMLTSKGMAGVPGSAFLALSATASSLGAIPAGAVALLLGVDRIMDSMRVVTNLLGNCVAVFAVSRWEGALDLERAKKVLGGETVAEEEPAEEEEAVPVAQ; this comes from the coding sequence GTGCCGCCGCCCGTACCGTCCCTCCCGCGACGCGTCGCACGCATACTGCGTACCTCACTCTTCGCGCAGGTCGCCTGCGCGCTGGTGCTCGGCATCGCTTTCGGAAAGCTGTGGCCCGACGTGGCCACGGATCTGCAGCCGCTCGGCGACGGCTTCACCCGCCTCATCAAGACGGTCATCTCGCCGCTGGTGTTCTGCGTGGTCGTCGTCGGCATCGCCAAGGCCGGCGACCTGAAGGCGTTCGGCCGGATCGGGCTCAAGGCCCTGCTCTGGTTCGAGGTCGCGAGCACGGCGGCGCTGATCATCGGTCTGGTCGCCGCCAACGTCTTTCAGCCCGGCTCGGGCATGCATGTCGACCCGTCCATGCTGAGCACCAAGGCGGTCGACGCGAAGACGGGCGGCGGCTCGCTGCCCTCGACGACCGAGTTCGTCGTCAACGCGCTGCCCACCAGTTTCATCGGCGCCTTCGCCGAGAACTCCCTGCTCCAAGTGCTCATCCTGGCCTGCCTGGTGGGTGCCGCGCTGCTGCACCTCGGCCACACCAAGGTGCCGCAGGTCCTGCCCGCCGTCGAGCAGGCCCAGGAGATCATCTTCGCGATCGTCGGCTTCGTCATGCGGCTGGCCCCGATCGCGGTGTTCGGTGCGATGGCCGTCCTGATCGGCCAGTACGGGCTCGGCGTGATCGAGACCTACGCCAAGCTGATCGTCCTGTGCTACGTCGCCGCCGCGCTTTTCATCGCGCTGCTCGCCGTCGCCCTGCGGATCGTCACCGGGCTCAGCCTCTGGAAGTTCCTGCGCTACATCCGCGAGGAGATGCTCCTCGCGCTCGGCACGGCGTCCACCGAGTCCGTGATGCCGCGCGTGATGCAGAAGCTGCGCAAGGCCGGAGCCCGTGACGACGCCGTGGGTCTGGTGCTGCCCACCGGCTACTCCTTCAACCTCGACGGCGCCTCGCTCTACCTCTCCATCGGCACGCTGTTCATCGCGCAGGCCGTCGGAGTGGACCTCGGCCTGGGCCAGCAGATCACCGTGGTGCTGGTGCTGATGCTGACCAGCAAGGGCATGGCGGGCGTCCCCGGTTCGGCCTTCCTCGCCCTGTCCGCGACCGCCTCCTCGCTGGGAGCCATCCCGGCCGGCGCCGTCGCCCTGCTGCTGGGCGTGGACCGCATCATGGACTCGATGCGCGTCGTGACGAACCTGCTCGGCAACTGTGTCGCGGTGTTCGCGGTGTCCCGCTGGGAGGGCGCGCTGGACCTGGAGCGGGCGAAGAAGGTGCTCGGCGGGGAGACCGTCGCCGAGGAGGAACCGGCGGAAGAGGAAGAGGCGGTTCCGGTCGCCCAGTAG
- a CDS encoding peptide-N4-asparagine amidase, whose translation MKRRIIMSMLAGATLLASTLLGAAPAQSADVPAEFGTDWHDPVTAAPPVGKPSGKSCRVTLAEVRFRDFTPYKGAYSPPGGCGDRWSRVVLRLDGKVQGRQFDRLGYLHVGGVEILRTSSPEPSPDGIGWSVEKDVTRYSDTFRSSQDVEMLIGNVVDDTYTGVIDVKVTLTFYPARAGKQAAATPDRVLTLSDGGTLTTPRNSERVLAEVYATGSGGGCEEFWYLAVPHSAPYSCQADGGPYREVQIKVDGQLAGIAAPFPHVWTGGWSNPFLWYVVPGPRAFDVKPIEYDLTPFAGLLDDGRPHKVDVSVVGVPEGQSGWSAPVNVLVWQDAGRAHVSGKLTEDRAGDLTNSSTYTAGSPERVDTKAGHRLTVSGYVDTSHGRVTTTVGRTLANTSAHRWTDGENTDGLDATWTDDETVTVGGRGPARTTHTHRTYTMNGATTIGDDTRLRTVLTLGDRAAVVETRGGRRTGWSRLDDTVTGDATYTTDVPRDQRHAVGTTSERYRLYGSAGCYDRSLTSVQGVLTEERDRC comes from the coding sequence ATGAAGAGACGGATCATCATGTCCATGCTCGCCGGAGCGACCCTCCTTGCGAGCACCCTCCTGGGGGCGGCTCCGGCCCAGTCCGCCGACGTCCCCGCCGAGTTCGGCACCGACTGGCACGACCCGGTGACCGCGGCCCCGCCGGTCGGCAAGCCCTCCGGAAAGTCCTGCCGAGTCACGCTGGCCGAGGTCCGGTTCCGGGACTTCACGCCGTACAAGGGCGCTTACTCCCCGCCCGGAGGGTGCGGCGACCGCTGGAGCAGGGTGGTGCTGCGTCTCGACGGCAAGGTCCAGGGGCGGCAGTTCGACCGGCTCGGCTATCTGCACGTCGGCGGGGTCGAGATCCTCCGTACGTCCTCCCCCGAGCCCTCGCCCGACGGCATCGGGTGGTCCGTCGAGAAGGACGTTACGCGCTACAGCGACACGTTCCGCAGCAGCCAGGACGTCGAGATGCTCATCGGGAACGTCGTCGACGACACGTACACCGGCGTGATCGACGTCAAGGTCACGCTCACTTTCTACCCGGCAAGGGCGGGCAAGCAGGCCGCCGCGACCCCGGACCGGGTCCTCACCCTCTCGGACGGCGGCACCCTCACCACCCCGCGCAACAGCGAACGCGTCCTCGCCGAGGTCTACGCCACCGGATCGGGCGGCGGCTGCGAGGAGTTCTGGTACCTGGCGGTGCCCCACTCCGCGCCCTACTCCTGCCAGGCCGACGGCGGCCCGTACCGTGAGGTGCAGATCAAGGTCGACGGCCAACTGGCCGGAATCGCCGCGCCGTTCCCGCACGTGTGGACCGGGGGATGGTCCAACCCCTTCCTCTGGTACGTGGTTCCGGGCCCGCGCGCCTTCGATGTCAAGCCGATCGAATACGACCTGACTCCCTTCGCGGGGCTCCTTGATGACGGCCGTCCGCACAAGGTCGACGTCTCGGTCGTGGGCGTGCCCGAGGGGCAGAGCGGCTGGAGCGCGCCGGTCAACGTGCTCGTGTGGCAGGACGCCGGGCGGGCGCACGTGTCCGGAAAGCTCACCGAGGACCGGGCGGGCGACCTCACGAACTCCTCCACGTATACGGCCGGTTCGCCGGAGCGGGTGGACACGAAGGCCGGTCACCGGCTGACCGTCTCCGGATACGTCGACACCTCGCACGGGCGCGTGACCACCACCGTCGGCCGCACCCTCGCCAACACCTCCGCCCACCGGTGGACCGACGGCGAGAACACCGACGGTCTCGACGCCACCTGGACCGACGACGAGACGGTCACCGTCGGCGGGCGCGGCCCGGCCCGTACGACGCACACGCACCGGACGTACACCATGAACGGCGCGACCACGATCGGCGACGACACCCGGCTGCGCACGGTGCTGACCCTCGGCGACCGGGCCGCCGTCGTCGAAACGCGCGGCGGCCGGCGGACGGGCTGGTCGCGGCTCGACGACACCGTCACCGGCGATGCCACGTACACGACCGATGTGCCACGAGACCAGCGGCACGCCGTCGGCACGACGAGCGAGCGGTACCGGCTGTACGGCTCGGCGGGCTGCTACGACCGCTCCCTGACCAGCGTCCAGGGGGTGCTCACGGAGGAACGCGACCGCTGCTGA
- a CDS encoding ABC transporter ATP-binding protein, whose protein sequence is MHPDRDPGWNPPADSDSKEQPRQVRRILGLFRPYRARLAVVGLLVGASSLVSVATPFLLKATLDTAIPQGRTGLLSLLALGMILSAVLSSIFGVLQTLISTTVGQRVMHDLRTAVYGRLQRMSLAFFTRTRTGEVQSRIANDIGGMQATVTSTATSLVSNLTSVVATIVAMVALDWRLTVVSLVLLPVFVWISRRVGSERKKITTQRQKQMAEMAATVTESLSVSGILLGRTMGRSDSLTKSFAEESEGLVDLEVRSNMAGRWRMAVITIVMAAMPAVIYWTAGIALQMGGPDVSIGTIVAFVSLQQGLFRPAVSLLSTGVQIQTSLALFQRIFEYLDLPIDITEREDPVHLDRIKGEVRFEDVEFRYDDKGGPILDGIRIDVPAGSSLAVVGPTGAGKSTLGYLVPRLYDVTDGRVTLDGVDVRDLDFDTLARAVGVVSQETYLFHASVAENLRFAKPDATDEELETAARAAQIHEHIASLPDGYDTVVGERGHRFSGGEKQRLAIARTILRDPPVLILDEATSALDNRTEAAVQDAIDALSANRTTLTIAHRLSTIRGADQIVVLDSGSVAERGTHEELLERDGRYAALVRRDAQLEPTS, encoded by the coding sequence ATGCATCCCGACCGTGATCCCGGATGGAATCCACCTGCCGACTCCGACTCCAAGGAGCAGCCCCGGCAGGTGCGCCGCATCCTCGGACTCTTCCGCCCCTACCGCGCCCGCCTCGCCGTCGTCGGCCTGCTGGTCGGTGCCTCGTCCCTGGTCTCCGTCGCCACGCCCTTCCTGCTGAAGGCGACCCTCGACACCGCGATCCCCCAGGGCCGGACCGGGCTGCTCAGCCTGCTCGCGCTCGGCATGATCCTCAGCGCCGTCCTGAGCAGCATCTTCGGTGTCCTGCAGACCCTGATATCGACGACCGTCGGCCAGCGCGTCATGCACGACCTGCGCACCGCCGTCTACGGGCGACTGCAGCGCATGTCGCTCGCGTTCTTCACCCGCACCCGCACCGGCGAGGTCCAGTCCCGCATCGCCAACGACATCGGCGGTATGCAGGCCACCGTCACCTCCACCGCCACCTCCCTGGTCTCCAATCTGACCAGCGTGGTGGCCACGATCGTCGCGATGGTGGCCCTCGACTGGCGTCTGACCGTCGTCTCGCTGGTCCTGCTCCCGGTCTTCGTGTGGATCAGCCGCCGCGTCGGCAGCGAACGCAAGAAGATCACCACCCAGCGTCAGAAGCAGATGGCCGAGATGGCCGCCACGGTCACCGAGTCGCTCTCCGTCAGCGGCATCCTGCTCGGCCGCACCATGGGCCGCTCCGACTCGCTCACGAAGTCCTTCGCCGAGGAGTCCGAGGGCCTGGTCGACCTCGAAGTCAGGTCGAACATGGCCGGGCGCTGGCGCATGGCCGTCATCACGATCGTCATGGCCGCCATGCCGGCCGTCATCTACTGGACCGCGGGCATCGCCCTCCAGATGGGCGGCCCCGACGTCTCCATCGGCACGATCGTCGCCTTCGTCTCGCTCCAGCAGGGCCTGTTCCGCCCGGCCGTGAGCCTCCTGTCGACCGGCGTCCAGATCCAGACCTCGCTCGCGCTCTTCCAGCGCATCTTCGAATACCTCGACCTGCCGATCGACATCACCGAGCGGGAGGACCCGGTCCATCTCGACCGGATCAAGGGTGAAGTCCGTTTCGAGGACGTCGAGTTCCGCTACGACGACAAGGGCGGGCCGATCCTCGACGGCATACGCATCGACGTCCCCGCGGGCAGCAGCCTCGCGGTCGTCGGCCCGACCGGTGCCGGAAAGTCGACGCTCGGCTATCTCGTCCCGCGCCTGTACGACGTCACCGACGGCCGCGTCACCCTCGACGGGGTCGACGTCCGCGACCTCGACTTCGACACCCTCGCGCGCGCGGTCGGCGTCGTCTCCCAGGAGACGTACCTCTTCCACGCCTCGGTCGCCGAGAACCTGCGCTTCGCCAAGCCGGACGCCACCGACGAGGAGCTTGAGACAGCGGCGAGGGCGGCGCAGATCCACGAGCACATCGCGTCACTGCCCGACGGCTACGACACGGTCGTCGGCGAGCGCGGTCACCGGTTCTCCGGTGGCGAGAAGCAGCGCCTGGCCATCGCGCGCACCATCCTGCGCGACCCGCCGGTCCTGATCCTCGACGAGGCGACCAGCGCCCTGGACAACCGCACCGAGGCCGCCGTCCAGGACGCCATCGACGCCCTCTCGGCCAACCGCACCACGCTCACCATCGCCCACCGACTGTCCACCATCCGCGGGGCCGATCAGATCGTGGTCCTCGACTCCGGGAGCGTCGCCGAACGGGGCACGCACGAGGAACTGCTGGAGCGGGACGGGCGGTACGCGGCCCTCGTACGCCGGGATGCCCAACTGGAGCCGACGAGCTGA
- a CDS encoding SpoIIE family protein phosphatase: MVGAGEDPILTGRAPGGTGPASFRERFLQGEQVETGVRTSILDSWRRCRTLGLSADQSDLPFREDFEPEGRIVRAAAPVLDRLQATFAGSAMNISVADASGTVLLRRFGEASLARILPAIQSVPGFVFAEKVAGTNGIGLALAERQPIRVYGAEHFAERSQGSACRALPVRDPLSGRIEGVLCFGYPRSAEDPALDTVIRKAAEAIERRLLGQSSSRERALLRAYLDSGAEAAAGFRHRTGVRELAVEMSPRDRAILMEKAAGLIACAQRACVDVPLSDGRRVTLVSRPMTSASGVEGFAIEAVVPGPSPREPLAFPHQVHEPPGLPAELAVATSLTFSGAVFDVAPGQLRVTPPSEHLPGTEHGPVAVGVEPVSAADGTTDEHSDSPPPARGLMMVGEPHVGTYALAARRRLELLSEAGVRIGTTLDVRSTARELAESAVPQLADFVTVDLPEAVLRGEESADPRSDLRRTVVHGIYDDCPFHPAGKRVDYGPAMPQSRCLTSGRAVLEPDLKAAAGWFAQDPEHSAQLLSHVHSLIAVPLVARGAVLGVVGFYRAQDSPPFGDDDRSLAQELAARAALSIDNARRYTRERAMVLALQRSLLPHGVPDQDAVEVAHRYLPAESDVGGDWYDVIPLSGSRIGLFVGDVVGHGMLSAATMGRLRTAARSFAELDFPPDEVLTHLDKLVGRLDREDPGAVDAGIIGATCLYAIYDPTTQQCTMARAGHPPPALVRPDGTVWFPDLPAGPPLGLGGLPFEAAELDLPENSQVVLYTDGLIEDRHRDVDVVLDQLRATLAQANGTPDETCEAVLDTVAPAHPCDDIALLVARTRALDPRRIATWDLPADPALVSEVRASATRQLTDWGLDEAAFAVELVLSELVTNAIRHGAGPIRVRLLHDRTLICEVSDTSNTAPRLRRAAGTDEGGRGLFLVAQLTQSWGTRYTQQGKVIWAECGLGGP; encoded by the coding sequence GTGGTTGGGGCCGGCGAAGATCCGATACTGACGGGGCGTGCGCCAGGCGGCACGGGGCCCGCCAGTTTCCGTGAGCGGTTCCTGCAGGGTGAGCAGGTGGAGACGGGTGTGCGCACGTCGATCCTGGATTCCTGGCGGCGCTGCCGGACCCTGGGGCTGTCGGCGGACCAGTCCGACCTTCCCTTCCGGGAGGACTTCGAACCGGAAGGACGGATCGTCCGCGCGGCCGCTCCGGTGCTCGACCGGCTGCAGGCCACGTTCGCCGGCAGCGCGATGAACATCTCCGTCGCCGATGCGAGCGGGACGGTTCTCCTGCGGCGCTTCGGAGAAGCGTCGCTGGCCAGAATTCTCCCGGCCATCCAGAGTGTCCCCGGGTTCGTGTTCGCCGAGAAGGTCGCAGGCACCAACGGCATCGGTCTCGCCCTGGCCGAGCGCCAACCCATCCGGGTCTACGGTGCCGAGCACTTCGCCGAGCGCTCCCAGGGCAGTGCCTGCCGCGCGCTCCCCGTCCGCGACCCGCTCAGCGGCCGCATCGAGGGCGTCCTGTGCTTCGGCTATCCACGCAGCGCCGAGGACCCGGCGCTGGACACCGTGATACGCAAGGCGGCCGAGGCCATCGAGCGGCGGCTGCTGGGGCAGAGTTCCTCGCGTGAGCGCGCTCTGCTGCGGGCGTACCTGGACAGCGGAGCCGAGGCCGCCGCAGGTTTTCGGCACCGCACAGGGGTGCGGGAACTGGCCGTGGAGATGAGCCCCCGCGACCGGGCGATCCTCATGGAGAAGGCCGCCGGGCTGATCGCCTGCGCGCAGCGGGCCTGTGTCGACGTTCCCCTGTCCGACGGCCGTCGGGTCACGCTCGTGAGCCGGCCGATGACGAGTGCCTCCGGAGTGGAGGGCTTCGCCATCGAGGCCGTTGTCCCCGGCCCCTCACCGCGCGAGCCCCTCGCCTTCCCGCATCAGGTCCACGAGCCGCCGGGCCTCCCTGCCGAGCTTGCCGTCGCCACCTCCCTCACGTTCTCCGGGGCCGTTTTCGACGTGGCGCCCGGGCAGCTCCGCGTCACCCCACCGTCGGAGCACCTTCCCGGCACGGAGCACGGTCCTGTCGCCGTGGGCGTCGAGCCTGTCTCGGCCGCCGACGGCACGACGGACGAGCACTCCGACTCCCCGCCCCCGGCGAGAGGGCTCATGATGGTGGGGGAGCCGCACGTGGGGACCTACGCCCTGGCCGCGCGCCGCCGCCTGGAACTGTTGTCCGAGGCCGGCGTCCGCATAGGCACCACCCTGGATGTGCGCAGTACTGCCCGGGAGCTCGCCGAGTCGGCGGTGCCGCAACTGGCCGACTTCGTCACCGTCGACCTGCCGGAGGCCGTGCTCCGCGGCGAGGAGTCCGCCGATCCCCGCAGTGACCTGCGACGTACGGTGGTCCACGGCATCTATGACGACTGCCCCTTCCACCCGGCCGGCAAGCGGGTCGACTACGGTCCGGCGATGCCGCAGTCGCGGTGTCTGACAAGCGGCCGGGCAGTGCTGGAACCGGACCTGAAGGCTGCCGCGGGCTGGTTCGCGCAGGACCCTGAGCACTCCGCACAGCTGCTGAGCCACGTCCACTCCCTCATCGCGGTACCCCTGGTCGCCCGCGGCGCAGTCCTGGGCGTGGTCGGCTTCTACCGCGCGCAGGACTCGCCACCGTTCGGGGACGACGACCGGTCGCTGGCCCAGGAACTGGCCGCCCGTGCCGCACTGTCCATCGACAACGCCCGGCGCTACACGCGCGAACGCGCCATGGTCCTGGCTCTGCAGCGCAGCCTGCTCCCGCACGGTGTGCCGGACCAGGACGCCGTCGAGGTCGCCCATCGCTACCTGCCCGCCGAATCCGACGTGGGAGGGGACTGGTACGACGTCATACCCCTGTCCGGCAGCCGCATCGGGCTCTTCGTCGGCGACGTCGTCGGCCACGGCATGCTCTCCGCCGCCACCATGGGGCGGCTGCGCACGGCCGCCCGCAGTTTCGCCGAACTCGACTTCCCCCCGGACGAGGTCCTCACCCACCTCGACAAACTCGTGGGACGCCTGGACCGGGAGGACCCCGGCGCCGTGGACGCAGGCATCATCGGCGCGACCTGTCTCTACGCCATCTACGACCCGACGACACAGCAGTGCACCATGGCCCGCGCCGGGCATCCCCCGCCCGCTCTGGTCCGCCCCGACGGCACCGTGTGGTTCCCCGACCTGCCCGCCGGACCCCCGCTCGGCCTCGGCGGTCTGCCGTTCGAAGCCGCCGAGCTCGACCTCCCTGAGAACAGCCAGGTGGTTCTCTACACCGACGGGCTCATCGAGGACCGTCACCGCGACGTCGACGTGGTCCTCGATCAGCTGCGCGCCACGCTGGCCCAAGCGAACGGCACGCCCGACGAGACCTGCGAGGCGGTACTCGACACGGTGGCCCCGGCCCACCCCTGCGACGACATCGCCCTGCTCGTCGCCCGCACCCGTGCCCTGGATCCCCGGCGGATCGCCACCTGGGATCTGCCCGCGGATCCGGCCCTGGTCAGCGAGGTGCGCGCCTCCGCCACCCGGCAACTGACCGACTGGGGACTCGACGAGGCCGCGTTCGCCGTCGAACTGGTGCTCAGCGAGCTGGTCACGAACGCCATCCGCCACGGCGCAGGGCCCATCCGGGTACGGCTGCTCCACGACCGCACCCTGATCTGCGAGGTCTCCGACACCAGCAACACCGCCCCGCGCCTGCGCCGAGCGGCCGGTACCGACGAGGGCGGCCGCGGCCTGTTCCTCGTCGCGCAGCTGACGCAGAGCTGGGGCACGCGCTACACCCAGCAGGGCAAGGTCATCTGGGCCGAATGCGGGCTCGGGGGGCCCTGA